A genomic segment from Rhinatrema bivittatum chromosome 19, aRhiBiv1.1, whole genome shotgun sequence encodes:
- the LOC115080889 gene encoding uncharacterized protein LOC115080889 isoform X1, translating to MVSVFSPTIGKLTMRFAAGPEEDAKWCRKDRSAGKHRAAIYKIPRDGAKWSRKDRSAGKDHKKTLNGPERTDLLGNTELQSPKYHEMALNGAERTDLLGNTELQSPKYHEMELNGPEKTDLPGNAELISQDPAGSCREEGPSVARFSRKNKHFSQKKKNKPKTSPKHVKLKLFFISYNIEHLKYFCNAHIMAEFIVINCSSHS from the exons ATGGTTTCTG TGTTTTCTCCCACCATTGGGAAACTGACAATGCGCTTTGCTGCAGGACCAGAAGAAGACGCTAAATGGTGCAGAAAGGACAGATCTGCTGGGAAACACAGAGCTGCAATCTACAAAATACCACGAGATGGCGCTAAATGGTCCAGAAAGGACAGATCTGCTGGAAAA GACCACAAGAAGACGCTAAATGGTCCAGAAAGGACAGATCTGCTGGGAAACACAGAGCTGCAATCTCCAAAATACCACGAGATGGCGCTAAATGGTGCAGAAAGGACAGATCTGCTGGGAAACACAGAGCTGCAATCTCCAAAATACCACGAGATGGAGCTAAATGGTCCAGAAAAGACAGATCTGCCGGGAAACGCAGAGCTCATCTCACAAGATCCAGCGGGAAGCTGCCGAGAGGAAGGacccagtgttgccaggttttcacgaaagaacaagcacttttcccaaaaaaaaaaaaacaagcccaaaacaagcccaaaacacgtgaagttgaaacttttttttatttcttataacaTTGAACACTTGAAATACTTTTGTAATGCACACATAATGGCTGAgtttattgtaataaattgtAGCTCTCACAGTTAA
- the LOC115080889 gene encoding uncharacterized protein LOC115080889 isoform X2 — protein MVSGPEEDAKWCRKDRSAGKHRAAIYKIPRDGAKWSRKDRSAGKDHKKTLNGPERTDLLGNTELQSPKYHEMALNGAERTDLLGNTELQSPKYHEMELNGPEKTDLPGNAELISQDPAGSCREEGPSVARFSRKNKHFSQKKKNKPKTSPKHVKLKLFFISYNIEHLKYFCNAHIMAEFIVINCSSHS, from the exons ATGGTTTCTG GACCAGAAGAAGACGCTAAATGGTGCAGAAAGGACAGATCTGCTGGGAAACACAGAGCTGCAATCTACAAAATACCACGAGATGGCGCTAAATGGTCCAGAAAGGACAGATCTGCTGGAAAA GACCACAAGAAGACGCTAAATGGTCCAGAAAGGACAGATCTGCTGGGAAACACAGAGCTGCAATCTCCAAAATACCACGAGATGGCGCTAAATGGTGCAGAAAGGACAGATCTGCTGGGAAACACAGAGCTGCAATCTCCAAAATACCACGAGATGGAGCTAAATGGTCCAGAAAAGACAGATCTGCCGGGAAACGCAGAGCTCATCTCACAAGATCCAGCGGGAAGCTGCCGAGAGGAAGGacccagtgttgccaggttttcacgaaagaacaagcacttttcccaaaaaaaaaaaaacaagcccaaaacaagcccaaaacacgtgaagttgaaacttttttttatttcttataacaTTGAACACTTGAAATACTTTTGTAATGCACACATAATGGCTGAgtttattgtaataaattgtAGCTCTCACAGTTAA
- the LOC115080369 gene encoding oocyte zinc finger protein XlCOF6-like, translating to MCALVSDPASVTFRDVAAYFWEVEWDILGEWQKELYKKVIKEIHGVLVSRGYSILNPDVVFRIKKEDEKYFPQHWEPEGKETMKDPSISLPFVTSVFSLSVKQEADLPFLDPPESETPEGIHPSVPGSPGVKPDLLIRFKEEGIETEPPRPEDRGNLSIPGACEELQEAGDAACIKGSRGHSPDPTAEILKMEDPPVSEQQEGGEEEAETKSGDGFRNNKKRQRMGDGQQREEWKQRDLSRDSPDPSADCAGGINRVLSFRVEEISRKRERASTCTERERNSNHCKSDETWEDFITNSHSAERQEQIESGEKLTERSSQSYIQPYHRREKTFPVTEDERRTLMKKNLMARRKVHMQKKPFNCTECEKCFARRAELERHVRIHAGGGPLQCTECEKWFTYRSEFIIHQKFHKGQKPLQCSECDKTFCYKSDLKKHERIHTGEKPFKCSACDKRFTQKGNLRLHEMTHTVLPREKSFQCYKCDKSFKYISGLKIHESSHTGEKPFKCSTCDKCFTHNGDLRLHEMMHMPLPREKSFKCSECDKSFKDNSALRIHERIHTGEKPFKCPVCDKCFAQKGNLRLHEMTHMPPLKEKSFKCSECDKSFGQKSNLTKHERIHTGEKPFKCSACDKCFTQKTNLQLHEMTHIPPPREKSFVCSECDKSFKCNSALIIHNRIHTGEKPFKCSVCDKHFSQKGNLRLHEMTHMLPPRENTFKCSVCDKSFKCKSALIIHERSHTGEKQFKCSECNKSFKYISGLRIHERIHTGEKPFKCSACDKCFTQKVNLRLHEMTHLAPVSEKSFKCLVCDKSFKDYSALRIHERIHTGEKGAIY from the exons GCATCGGTCACGTTCAGGGACGTGGCTGCTTATTTCTGGGAAGTGGAGTGGGACattctgggagaatggcagaaggagctgtacaagaaGGTCATCAAGGAGATTCACGGCGTCCTCGTGTCCCGGG GTTATTCAATTCTTAATCCTGATGTTGTATTCAGGATTaagaaggaagatgagaaatatttCCCTCAGCACTGGGAGCCGGAGGGGAAAGAAACCATGAAGGACCCCAGCATCA GCCTTCCGTTTGTAACGTCTGTGTTCTCACTGAGCGTTAAACAAGAGGCAGATCTGCCCTTCCTGGATCCTCCTGAATCAGAGACGCCTGAAGGGATTCACCCTTCTGTACCAG GCTCCCCCGGTGTCAAACCGGACCTCTTAATCCGATTTAAGGAAGAGGGAATCGAGACGGAGCCCCCGAGACCTGAGGACAGAGGGAACCTGAGCATCCCAGGCGcctgtgaggagctgcaggaagcaGGCGACGCAGCTTGCATTAAAG GCAGCCGAGGTCACAGCCCTGACCCCACAGCAGagatcctgaaaatggaggaTCCTCCTGTCAGCgagcagcaggagggaggagaggaggaggctgagacCAAGAGCG GTGATGGTTTCAGGAACAATAAGAAGAGACAAAGAATGGGTGATGGGCAGCAGAGGGAGGAATGGAAACAGAGAGACCTCTCCAGAGACAGTCCAGATCCATCAGCTGACTGTGCAGGAGGCATCAATAGAGTACTATCATTTAGGGTGGAGGAAATATCCAGGAAAAGAGAGCGAGCAAGCACATGTACTGAACGAGAGAGAAACTCCAACCACTGTAAAAGTGATGAGACTTGGGAAGACTTCATCACAAACTCGCATTCTGCAGAGCGCCAAGAACAGATTGAAAGTGGGGAAAAGCTCACAGAGAGGTCAAGTCAGTCATATATCCAACCATATCATAGAAGGGAGAAAACCTTTCCAGTTACTGAAGATGAGAGAAGAACCCTTATGAAAAAAAACCTTATGGCACGTAGAAAAGTTCATATGCAAAAAAAACCATTCAACTGTACTGAGTGTGAAAAATGCTTTGCCCGCAGAGCTGAGCTGGAAAGGCATGTAAGAATTCATGCTGGGGGAGGACCACTTCAGTGTACTGAATGTGAAAAATGGTTTACATACAGATCAGAGTTTATAATTCATCAGAAATTCCACAAAGGACAGAAACCACTacaatgttctgaatgtgataaaacctTCTGTTACAAATCTGACCTAAAAAAACATGaaagaatccatactggagaaaaaccatttaaatgttctgcatGTGATAAACGTTTTACTCAGAAAGGTAATCTGCGACTGCATGAAATGACCCACACAGTGCTACCAAGAGAGAAATCATTTCAATGTTataaatgtgataaaagcttcaagtATATATCAGGACTAAAAATACATGAAAGCAGCCACAcgggagaaaaaccatttaaatgttctacaTGTGATAAATGCTTCACTCATAATGGTGACCTACGACTGCATGAGATGATGCATATGCCACTACCAAGAGAGAaatcatttaaatgttctgaatgtgacaaaagtttcaaGGATAATTCTGCACTAAGAATACATGAGAGaatccatacaggagagaaaccatttaaatgtcctGTCTGTGATAAATGCTTTGCTCAGAAAGGTAACTTGAGACTGCATGAGATGACGCATATGCCACCACTGaaagaaaaatcttttaaatgCTCTGAATGTGACAAAAGCTTTGGTCAAAAATCTAACTTAACAAAACATGAAagaattcacactggagagaaaccatttaaatgttctgcatGTGATAAATGCTTCACACAGAAAACAAACCTGCAACTACATGAAATGACACACATACCACCACCGAGAGAGAAATCATTTGTATGTTCTGaatgtgacaaaagtttcaaGTGCAATTCTGCTCTAATAATTCATaatagaatccatactggagaaaagccatttaaatgttctgtatGTGATAAACATTTCAGTCAGAAAGGTAATCTGCGATTGCATGAAATGACCCACATGCTACCACCAAGAGAGAATACATTTAAATGTTCTgtatgtgataaaagcttcaaatgTAAATCTGCCCTAATAATACATGAAAGAAGCCACACTggtgaaaaacaatttaaatgttctgaatgtaataaaagcttcaagTATATATCTGGACTAAGAATACATGAAAGAATCCATACTggggagaaaccatttaaatgttctgcatgtgataaatgttttacTCAGAAAGTTAACCTGCGACTGCATGAAATGACGCACTTAGCACCAGTGAGCGAGAAATCATTTAAATGTTTGgtgtgtgataaaagcttcaaggATTATTCAGCCCTAAGAATacatgaaagaatccacactggagagaaaggAGCCATCTATTGA